CATCTGCTGGcttttcttcttttgctttgcTCTCCGACCCTGCAGCCTCGTCAAGTTCGTCCTCGTCTATACCCCATGCGCTCATGTCTTCTTCCTCCACGTCTTGCGGTGTAGTGTCTGTCCCCTTTTTGACTTCGTCATCGTCCCCCCAATCGGCGCCCCAGCCGTTGTCCTGCTCATCTTGCGCAGCATGCAAGGCATCGCCTTTCGAGATGACTTGCGTTTCCACCTTCTCCACAGTTTTCTTGATCTTGACTTCCTTCGGGAACAGCTTTTGCACCCTTGCAATTGCATTCTCTTTCTGCTTCGCCAGCCAGATTTCAGCTGACCGGTCAACCCACTCTGTCAGACGGCTTTGCCCAGTCCAACCGAGTTCGTCGAGATACTCAACAAGACCCAAGACATAAGATAGATTTTCCTGGAACTCGGGCACTCCATCTGTGGACGTTGGAACCGCGGGCAGAAGATAGTGGGCGATCAAGCGTGACGTGATGATGGGCACCAACTTCGATGAAAGCGGTACAGCGATAGAAGGTGGCAGGCGTGTACTTAGGTACTCCGCAATTGTGTGAATGTCTTCCAGGGTGACCTTGACACTTCCATCATTGACGGGACCTGCAAGCTGTACATCATCACCATGGATCTCGAAGCTACTGACGACTTGGTCTCGACCAATAGCCAGGCGCTGCGAGAGAATGGCTTTGTCAAAATCGCGGCTGAAGCGAGTAACAAACTCATCCAGAAGACCTAACTTCGCAAGCTGCTCAACAACCGCCGTGACGGTGATAGTTGTCTCTCGTTCGATCGAATCTTTTAATGACACCTTGTTGTTAGAAGCATCAACAACGAGGAGTGCATTCCACGACTCTGAGACACTCTCCTTTATGGCGTTCCTCATCTGCGCTTCCTTGGTCTTCAGTACTCCCACCACCCTCGCAGTTCCAAACGGTCCTAGATTTTTGAATGCGCCATCCACGTCTTCTAGCCGCTCGATAGCATACATGACATGCCCCCGCACAGCAGCATTTTGTGCCGAGTCCAACAATGTTGTGATGTCCCTTAGCTGTTCGATAACGCGCGACAGGCTCTCGTTGTATGCGATCTCGGTATGGAGCAGGCTGACCTTGCTCGCCGCGTCTTGAATGTGTGCCGTGTTGGTCTTTCCTTCTTCTGCATGTTGCACTATTTCCTTGGCGGTGTCCTGAGAGCGTTTGATGTCGTCTTGTAGCTTGCGCGCTTGAGATATCCATCCGTCGACGTCAGAGGCAGCTTCGCGGGAAACTTTGCGAACTTCATTCTGGGACCCGGTCAGCTTTCGCTAACATGTGATGTCATCTGTGCATACTTTGGCGTCTTCTCTTGCCTTTCCAATCTTCTCTAGCAGCTTAGGCAGTGCGCTCGACGGTACTGCCGCAGATGCCACATCTCCATCCTGAGGAAAAGACCCGTGTTCAGCAGACTGGAGAATCGCGTCGCCGAGTTGCTCGTCCGATACAGTCGAAGACATGTCGTGTGCTCATTCGCTGGTCATGTCGAGATGGGAGGAATGACGTGCGCCGTTCTTTCCCTGCGCGACACGATCACACAGTCGATGTTGGCAACCATGACGTCCGTGCGCGGAGCTTCACTTCACATGGAGGGGCAAAGCGTTGTGGAACTCCTACCCCGCCATATACGAATTTCCGCATAAAGTTTGCTCTTTGCTAGAGTAGAAGCACCTGGACCGGCACGTACGCATCCGTTTTCGAGAGCTGGCAGGCATTCCTTGGTAGGTGGATCATGGGATTCTTTGAGCAAGATGAAGCTAACAAACCGGGCAGTCGCTCTCTTTGCCGACCAAACAACATTCTGCGTTACAGCTATCAACAGTTCCTCTCCTTTGCTCTTCTCAGCTCAATGTAAGTCTGGTCCCATACCCTACGATCAACGTTCCCGGCTCTATATCCAACACTTCATTTGGATCTTTTTCTTCAACGGCGTTCCTTTGCCACCGAGGTGTTGCTCAGGCCGACACGATTCTTCTCTCGCCGTTTGTATAGCCACCTTTGTAAAAGACAGTGTTCCTCGTACTTTCACGCCCGACCCGATTGTTGGCTGACGCAACAATGGTAGCACTAATTCGGCGTTGCATCAAGGGGCGCCCACTCAAAAGCAGCCGTGTATTACGACCACTTCGCCTGAACTTCTAGGCTTCCTTGAAAATATCAAGAATCTGCCTTACGTAGAGATGAGACCAATGTCGCAGAAATCGCACTTCAAGAAGATCCAAAACTTCAAAGCTGATTACGCAGACGCCGAGTTTACCCAGTATGAGTCGCAGCGAACAGGCCTACGAGTGACGGTGGTCGACCGAAAAGGTCCTAAAGTCTATGGCTATTTCGCTGTCGCCACAGAGATTCATGATGACTCAGGGTCTCGTAAGTGCACCATGCCGAAAGTCAAACATTGCTGACGATGTGTAGCGCACACACTTGAACACCTGATCTTCATGGGAGGGCGGAAATATCCGTACAAGGGCCTGCTGGACAAACTCTCGACCCGATCCTACTCAGACACCAATGCCTGGACGGATGTCTCCGAGACCGTTTACACGCTTTCCTCGGCAGGCTGGGAGAGCTTTGCGCAAATCCTTCCTGTCTACTTGGACCATCTGATACTGCCTACTAACACAGATGCTGGATGCTACACTGAGGTGCATCATGTTGATGGCAAGGGTGAAGATGCAGGGTACGTAGGTTCTCTGCTCGCTTCGTCCAGTTCACTGACTCAAGAAGCGTCGTTTATGCTGAAATGCAAGCACGACAAAACCTGCAAGGCGATATGATGGATCTCCGCATGCGTCGTCTATTGTATCCGGAGGATGACGGCTTCCGCGCAGAAACAGGCGGACTGATGGAAAACCTACGCGTACTAACTGCTGAACGCATCCGCGAGTTCCACCGAGAGATGTACCAGCCAAAGAACATGCGACTGATTCTCATTGGTGAGGTAGATCATAACAACCTCCTCGACGTTTTGGATGGATTTGAGGATGATATTGTCGATTCTGTACCCTCGTACGACGCACCCTTCAAGCGTCCCTGGGTCGAGTCCAAGCGCACGCCGCCGCTCAGCAAGACGATAGTGGACACGCTCGAGTTTCCGGAAGAAGACGAGTCTACTGGAGAGGTCCAGGTTGCCTTCCTTGGCCCTCCATCGACTGATGACCTGGCTGAGACAGCTGTCAATACCTTACTCACATACCTTGCAGGGTCGTCTGTGTCTGTGCTGGTCAACACTTTGGTGGAGAAGGAGCATCTCGCAAGTGAGGTTTACTATTTCATGAAGGACCACTACGACTCGATCATCTGGTTCACACTGAGCGCAGTGGAGACAGACCAACTTGAAGCAGCTGAAAAGCGTTTCTTCGAAGTCCTTAGGGAGCACGTAGATGGTCCTCTTGACATGAGCTACCTGCGAGACTGCCTCCATCGCTTCAAGCGACAGGCTCGCTTTACTTCCGAGGTCAGCAACGAGGACTGGAACACTCCCATTGTCAAGGACCACATCTTTGGAAACCGCGATGGCTCCGATCTGAAGATTACAATGGGGGATCTCAAGGTGTTCGACGAGCTCGATGGGTGGAGCGAAGATCAATGGCGCTCTTTTACCAAGAAGTGGATATCGGATGCCCACCACGTTACTTTGTTCGGCAAGCCTTCAGCATCTTTGAACGAGAAGATGAAAGCTGAAGAAGTCGCACGAGTCAAAGCGCAGCAAGAGAAGCTTGGTGAAGAAGGTCTCAAGAAGCTGGCAGAGAAGCTAAAGGAGGCTCAGGATCAGAACAACAAGCCTATTCCAGAGGAACTGATTGCAAGCTTCAAGGTGCCCAGCACTGATTCGATCCACTTCTTTGAAACTACCTCAGCACGCTCAGGACTTGCGAAAAAGTTGGGTACGGCCGACACCAAGATTCAGCAGATCATTGATCGGGACGAGAGCGGGCTGCCGCTTTTCGTCCACTTCGAGCACATTCCGACTTCTTTTGTGCATTTTGGCCTGGCTCTAGGGACGTCTAGTCTGCCCACGGAGTTGAAGCCTCTGCTCGGTATCTATCTTACCAACTTCTTCGCCACACCTGTCGTAAAAGACGGCAAGCGTATCGAGTTTGAGGAGGTCATCACCAAACTTGAGCAAGACACCATCGAGTACACTCTAGGAAGAGCCACTGATATTGGCAATTCTGAGATGCTTCACATTCACTTCGttgcagaagaagagaagttCGAGACTGTTGTCCAATGGCTCAAGACACTGCTCGTAGACTCAGTGTTTGACGTTGAGAGGATCAAGGCTACTGTCATCAAGATGCTGGCGAACGTGCCAGACGAAAAGCGTGATGGCAACGGCATGGCACTTGCCATCGACAAGATGATCCACTACGACACTACCTCTTCGGTCCGCGCTACAACTACCCTCGTCAAGGCCTTGTACCTGAAGCGTACCCTGAAGCTGCTCAACACCGACCCTCAACAGGTCGTCGACAAGCTTGAGGCCCTGCGAAAGCATCTCCTCACCTTCTCAAACATGCGCCTAATTGTTACAGCGAACCTCGAGACCCTCAAAAACCCGGTTTCCACCTTCAAACATCTCACAAGCGCCATCAAGCCAGGCTCGAATCCTACCGTCAACCCTATCGATGATCGCAACAAGCTCCTCTCTGACATCGGTCGCAACCCGGGCGGTGCGCACTACATTGTCACCATGCCCATCGACACATCCTACGGCATCTTCACCTCCAAGGGTCCTAAGGGGTACACGGCTCCGCAACTACCACCACTCCTGGTCACTCTCGCAATTCTCGAGGCTGTTGAGGGACCGATGTGGGTCGCCATCCGTGGTACGGGTCTTGCTTACGGCACATCGTTCTACCGCGATGTAGAGACTGGAAAGTTGAAGTTTGTGGTGTACAACAGCCCGAATGTATTCAAGGCATTCGACGCAGCAAAGACACTGATTCTGGAGCTTGCAGATGGCACAAAATCTTTTGACAAGATGTCGCTCGAGGGTGCTATTTCGACCATCGTCAGGGGCTTTGTAGACGAGCGGGATACTATGGTTGAAGCAGCCAAGAGCTCGTTCATTGATCTTGTCGTACGCGGCGTCGACAAGGAGTGGCAGGACTGGGTCCTCCGCGAAGTGCGCAAGATCACCGAGGAGGATGTCAAGCGCACCTTGAAGGAGGTTGTCTCGGCTATCTTCGAGCCCGAGAAGGTTGACGTCGTTGTCACATGTGGCGGCATCCTGACTGAGGTGAGTGGAACATGGCACTTTTGAAATCACAATCGCTAACGAGGTGCAGAACCTGCAAAAAGAATTTGAAAAGGCAGGCTTCAAGCCTCAGACTAAGACCCTTGCTGATTTCTACGAATCGTACGGTCTCGAAGGTGACGAGgaggatgacgacgacgatgacgaggaGGACAGCGACGAAGGCTCAGACGACGAGAGTGGTGATGAGATGGAAGAGTAGGGCCAGTTGCTATGGTCCAAGTTCAATTCACGTACAAACAAAGGAGGCGGGCGTCAAAGGTCTACGTGCTGTGCCTGTGTTGATAGAGTGAGGCTCTGCGAATACATGCTCCAAATCGACCTCCGATTTTATTGTGATACTGGCCTCAAGACGATAAACTGTAGGGCAACAAGTGAGCTCTGGCCAGAACACATACGACATGGAAGCCGTCTCCATGCTGTTGACCCAAGACATTGCCATGAGCCTGCAAGATTGTGATCATTTTGTCGTTCTCCACAAATCCATCCGTCTCAAACATGCCAATTTTCCTCGGGATGGATCAGCAGCATCGCAGTGGAAGCCTCACGCACCGTGAATAGCAACAAAGCAACAGCAAACACGCCTCAACAGCCGTTCTGCACACGCGTCGCAAGATGACATGACGGGCAGAGTTCCAGGCTGCACGAGAAAATCGGACTGCCACCGGCCAAGCCGATGTCTTGCGCAAGCAGCTCCACAGCACGTCACCACCCATGATCTGCGACAGGGAGTTTGAGCATGGTGAAACAGAATGCCTGGCGATCGCCCATGGCCCAGCAAACAATGTCAGGGACGGGGGACTCGGTGTCCTTGGGCGCATTATTGCGGCTCGCTAGGAAACGCTGCGCGACCGTTCAGCCTGCACCAGGCCCTGCCCAGCACGTCGAGGAGGCGCTAGCGCGGGCTCCAGACGACTACACGCGTGTGACGACGCGCTGCACCAGCGTGCAGGCTTTGCTTGGGGAAACGTGCTAGCAGGTTCTGAATCGTGCTATCGGTAGAACAAGCGGTGCGGGATTTCCGATGGCGTGGCGTAAGCGGTTTTGCTCTCGTGGAGGCGAAGTGCGCAGCAGAGCCGCAACGGCACTAAGCAACTGcgtggctgtggctgggCGCGGGCTAAAAATACTCGGAGGCTGGCCTGTCTGCCAAGCGTCTGCCAATCACAGCCGCGGATGCAGGCGTTGACAGCTCGCGTGGTTGGGTCACCCCTGCGCACGGCTGGGAAGCGGGTTCCTTGCAGCTGGGAGCCTGGATTTTGTGTGGATGCACACGACATGGCGACGGGGGGCGGAGGTTGGTCATGGCTGGGAGAGCCCCGGCGGCGTACGTATGCTTGTGCTGTGGGACGGGGTTGTAACGGGACTGGGTTGCTAAGGGACTGGCTTGTTTGTTGGGAGGGGAGCGGGCTCAGGAGATGGACGGATGGACCGAAGGCGAGATGAGAGATATAAGACACTGCTGTCGTCCCACCGTTCTTGTTGATCTCATCACCCAACGCAAACAATCAATCCATCCCCTCGCTCCAATTCTCTCTACAACATAGTCTAATACCACCACCTCaaaccaaccaaccaaccaaccaaccacCACACATATCAAAATGCAGTTCTCCATCGTCCTCGCTGCCCTCGCTGCCACCGCCTCGGCCCAGTACGCCGCCAACAGCACATCCACCTCTGCCTCGGGCACAGGCGCCGTCTCCGTGCAGCCCAGCGGCACCGGCGGCAGCACGCCCAAGCCGACCGGCAGCACTACGCCCTTTACGGGCGGCGCGAGCCAGCTGACGGGCTCAGCGCTGGGGCTGATTGTCGCCGGCGGCGTCGCGCTGATGTTGTAAACGACCTCCTTTCTTTGGCTCTGAGCCTCTGAGCCGAGGACCGCTTGTATGCACACGCCATTTGGCGCTCTTTCAAACCCACACTATTCGACACACCTTTCGTCTTTGAATATATACCTTGGCCTTTGTGGATCTTTGAACCTCGGGAATTTCTATCTTAATCGGCGTACTCGGGACCCTGCCCGTTCGGTATCGAATCAGCGCGCGGCATAGCACAGCCCATTGGCATTGGCATTTGCATTTGCATTGCATTACAAACCCCACACAAACAAGACACAGACAGTCATTCAGACCTTGTCAGGCGAGATGGTCGTGCATCCACAATCATCTGATGCGCGAGGGAAAGCAGCAAAAACAACAAATCAATAGAAAAACAATTAATATCACGCTTCACTATCACTTTACCTATTTGTCGTGCagctttctctctctctctctctctctctctcccttcCACCCCAGCAGTCAGCAGTCAGCAGTTAGCAGCAAGAATCCCACCACCATCCACCTAACAACACAAGTCCCACGACCCATCCACCATAGATCCAACAAGCCACATCACTGCATCAGCCGACACCAGGCAGCTTTTCCGCCCGTCGATAGATCTCGCAATACACCACGCCTTGTACGCTTGCGGTGCTGGTTCAACGTCTTGTGGTGTGGCATTGCATAGTATTATTCCGCAGGCTCGGTATAGGTAGCAAATGATGTACACAACTGGCACTAGATAGAGAGGAATACTTTACTGTTGTGGTGTATACTGTTATATTGTGTTGTATATAATTAGGCTATATAACGCTACTCTTTACCTTGCTAGTTAAAGTTTTAGTAGTATATTATTTCTTATACTGttttagtatagtatagtatatatTATTAGGTAGCTAGGTATATGTATTAGATAAATATACACAACTAGCACTAAATAGAGACAAATACGTTACGTTATGTTACGTGTAACTTAGGCTGCACAACGCTAATCTTAACAAGCTCTACCTTGCTAGTCTTAAGGTCTAGCAgtactagctacctagtctctagAAGTGTAGTATGCTAGTAAATTATATAGTGTCTTATAGTATAGTATGTATTATTAGGTAGCTAGGTATAGGTATTAGATTAATGTACACAACTAGCATTAAATAGAGAGAGGAATGTAAAGCTATTATATTATGTTACGTATAACTTAGGCTGCACAACGCTAATCTATAAGCTCTACCTTGCTAGTCTTAAGGTCTAGCAGCACTAGCTTCCTAGTCTCTAGAAGTGTAGTATGCTAGTAAATTATATAGTGTAGTATAGTACAGTATGTATTATTAGGTAGCTAGGCATAGGTATTAGATTAATGTACACAACTAGCACTAAATAGAGAGAGGAATGCAAAGCTATTATGTTATGTTACGTGCAACTTAGGCTGCACAACGCTAATCTTAACAAGCTCTACCTTACTAGTCTTAAGGTCTAGCAGTACTTgctacctagtctctagAAGTGTGGTATGCTAGAAAATTATATAGTGTCttatagtgttatagtatagTGTGGTATagtacagtattgttaggtAGCTGGGCATGGGTATCAGATAAATGTACACGACTAGCACTGAATAGAGAGAGGGATGCAAAGCTATCACGTCATGTTACGTGCGACTCAGGCTGCACGACGCCAATCTCGACAAGCTCCACCTCGCTGGTCTCGAGgtccagcagcaccagctgCCCGGTCTCCCGGAAGCGCGGCACGCTGATGAGCAGCACTTGTTGACCATCGGGGCCCTCGATGACCTTTTTTCCGAACTGGTCCTGGCACCCGGCGAAGTAGAC
This window of the Ascochyta rabiei chromosome 14, complete sequence genome carries:
- a CDS encoding ribosome biogenesis protein ytm1; its protein translation is MSSTVSDEQLGDAILQSAEHGSFPQDGDVASAAVPSSALPKLLEKIGKAREDAKNEVRKVSREAASDVDGWISQARKLQDDIKRSQDTAKEIVQHAEEGKTNTAHIQDAASKVSLLHTEIAYNESLSRVIEQLRDITTLLDSAQNAAVRGHVMYAIERLEDVDGAFKNLGPFGTARVVGVLKTKEAQMRNAIKESVSESWNALLVVDASNNKVSLKDSIERETTITVTAVVEQLAKLGLLDEFVTRFSRDFDKAILSQRLAIGRDQVVSSFEIHGDDVQLAGPVNDGSVKVTLEDIHTIAEYLSTRLPPSIAVPLSSKLVPIITSRLIAHYLLPAVPTSTDGVPEFQENLSYVLGLVEYLDELGWTGQSRLTEWVDRSAEIWLAKQKENAIARVQKLFPKEVKIKKTVEKVETQVISKGDALHAAQDEQDNGWGADWGDDDEVKKGTDTTPQDVEEEDMSAWGIDEDELDEAAGSESKAKEEKPADDEEAEDWGNDWGDDEDTKSAPSPQAHRKSPQHKADGQSSQQKPPTEQHVTLRETYTVTAIPDSIIEMVRQVVVDVEALNSPALVKSAISPASGGLFAIPSLLLAMYRATASVHYSTDIAGNMLVYNDCERLSDCLRAFAQEHAEKDRASSLPRLLRPSVRLIPKIEADVKTLDGFSRRVYGREMESQRQIIKDHLEGAQGFQGCTNVPFATVCDDAIATTIDRIGDVKRQWQNIVSQRVLVQSLGSLVSTAFTKFINDVMDMSDIAEDESRKLHSYCMSLATLNQHFQTQDEKGETRDTASLYVQNWFRLQYLGEILAGSLADIKYLWNESELKLEMTAEEVVGLIEALFAPSDLRRRAIAEIRRTSMH